In Anaerolineales bacterium, one DNA window encodes the following:
- a CDS encoding glycosyltransferase family 39 protein produces the protein MRNKTKLILVFLLALTLRLAGVASRPIWYDETFSILFAEQGPAAVLSGTLTPDADSATAEEHPPAFYFTLWAWIQVFGNSLISVRILPILLSLGIVLFIYVIASRLFEPPTALIAAFLAAILPFQIHYGQEIRMYVLLTFWLCLATYAFLKRQWILFSIAAALAQYTHNLAAFYLLPLALSPVFERDWKTLRSLIWAGLAAITIRPLA, from the coding sequence ATGCGGAATAAAACAAAACTCATTCTGGTTTTTTTGCTTGCCTTGACTCTTCGGTTGGCCGGTGTTGCTTCGCGACCCATTTGGTACGACGAGACTTTTTCGATCCTTTTTGCAGAACAAGGACCCGCCGCAGTCCTCAGTGGGACGCTTACACCTGACGCAGACTCGGCCACTGCAGAAGAGCATCCACCTGCGTTTTATTTCACACTGTGGGCTTGGATTCAAGTATTTGGAAACTCGCTCATTTCTGTCCGAATACTTCCCATCCTTTTGTCACTCGGAATTGTCCTTTTCATTTACGTGATTGCGAGTCGGTTATTTGAGCCGCCCACCGCGCTTATCGCTGCGTTTCTCGCTGCCATCCTGCCATTTCAAATCCACTACGGGCAGGAAATCCGCATGTATGTTTTGCTAACCTTCTGGCTATGCCTGGCAACTTATGCCTTCCTCAAGCGCCAGTGGATTTTATTCAGCATCGCCGCCGCCCTCGCCCAATACACGCACAACCTGGCAGCCTTTTATTTGCTTCCGCTTGCTCTCTCGCCCGTTTTTGAGCGGGATTGGAAAACGCTTCGCTCTTTAATTTGGGCCGGGCTTGCTGCAATCACCATTAGACCTCTTGCATAA